Proteins from one Candidatus Palauibacter australiensis genomic window:
- a CDS encoding NAD(P)H-quinone oxidoreductase — MKAIRIREPGGPEVLELVERDAPVAGAGEVLVRVRCAGINRADLLQRMGRYPAPADAPPDIPGLEFAGEIEAVGAGVTGWSVGDRAMGILGGGGYAERVAVPAGQLLPVPPTLSWTEAGAIPEVFLTAADALIERGHLRPGETVLVHTAGGGVGTAALQLARASGAGAIIATASAAKLDRIREAGLPCDLAVDRRAGSFADAVARHTDRAGADVILDTVGAPYWDANMASLATLGRLVIVGVMGGMKVEANLRTLMGKRATVVGTVLRARSKAEKAHLTEMFATRFLPGFTAPEADPSHLRPVIDRVFPLAEAAEAHRYVESNQSFGKVLLDTGK; from the coding sequence ATGAAGGCGATCCGCATCCGGGAGCCCGGCGGCCCGGAGGTGCTCGAGCTCGTCGAGCGGGACGCCCCCGTCGCCGGGGCCGGCGAAGTGCTCGTGCGCGTGCGCTGCGCGGGGATCAACCGGGCCGACCTCCTGCAGCGGATGGGCCGCTATCCGGCGCCCGCGGACGCTCCGCCGGACATCCCGGGGCTCGAGTTCGCCGGAGAGATCGAGGCGGTCGGGGCCGGCGTCACGGGCTGGTCGGTGGGCGACCGCGCGATGGGCATTCTGGGCGGCGGCGGCTACGCGGAGCGGGTGGCGGTGCCGGCGGGGCAGCTCCTGCCCGTCCCGCCGACGCTGAGCTGGACCGAGGCCGGAGCGATCCCGGAAGTCTTCCTCACCGCGGCGGACGCCCTCATCGAGCGCGGCCATCTGCGCCCCGGCGAGACCGTGCTCGTGCACACGGCCGGCGGCGGCGTGGGAACCGCCGCCCTGCAACTGGCCCGCGCGAGCGGAGCGGGCGCGATCATCGCCACGGCGTCGGCGGCCAAGCTCGACCGCATCCGCGAAGCCGGACTGCCGTGCGACCTCGCCGTCGACCGCCGGGCCGGCTCCTTCGCCGACGCCGTCGCGCGCCACACCGACCGGGCCGGCGCCGACGTCATCCTCGACACCGTCGGCGCCCCGTACTGGGACGCGAACATGGCCAGCCTCGCCACTCTCGGCCGCCTCGTCATCGTCGGCGTCATGGGCGGCATGAAGGTCGAGGCCAACCTTCGCACCCTGATGGGGAAGCGCGCGACCGTCGTGGGCACCGTCCTCCGCGCTCGTTCGAAGGCCGAGAAGGCGCACCTCACGGAGATGTTCGCGACCCGTTTCCTCCCCGGCTTCACCGCCCCGGAGGCCGACCCCTCCCACCTGCGCCCCGTCATCGACCGCGTCTTCCCCCTTGCCGAGGCCGCCGAGGCCCACCGCTACGTCGAGTCCAACCAGTCCTTCGGCAAAGTCCTCCTCGACACAGGGAAGTGA
- a CDS encoding sugar phosphate nucleotidyltransferase, translating into MIFAAGRGRRLRPLTDATPKALVDFGGIPLLERIAGNLVAAGAHRLIVNAHYLAGQVAAWAEASPLGVPVFVSREDEESPAPLDTSGGLFHARSLFEAREPFLLHNCDVVTEVDLAALYRAHLEGEARDGRLATLAIAERETSRPLLVDGRGVYGRANRDEGWEVVAREPSSADEAREYGFCGIHALSPRVFERYAEGGVFSIMDSYMDWIGDGEHVGVFDATGAAWYDIGTPERLDAARRAFGAASATEAAPSAGRRGA; encoded by the coding sequence ATGATCTTCGCCGCCGGCCGGGGACGCCGCCTGCGGCCGCTGACCGACGCGACGCCCAAGGCGCTCGTCGACTTCGGCGGCATCCCGTTGCTGGAGCGCATCGCCGGGAACCTCGTCGCGGCGGGCGCGCATCGCCTGATCGTGAACGCGCACTATCTCGCCGGGCAGGTGGCGGCGTGGGCCGAAGCGTCGCCGCTGGGGGTCCCGGTGTTCGTGTCGCGGGAAGATGAGGAATCGCCGGCTCCTCTCGACACGAGCGGCGGGCTCTTCCACGCGCGGTCGCTGTTCGAGGCGCGGGAACCCTTCCTGCTCCACAACTGCGACGTCGTGACCGAGGTCGACCTCGCGGCGCTGTACCGCGCGCACCTGGAGGGAGAGGCGCGGGACGGGCGGCTGGCCACCCTCGCGATCGCGGAGCGGGAGACGTCGCGCCCTCTCCTGGTGGACGGCCGCGGCGTGTACGGACGCGCAAACCGGGACGAAGGGTGGGAAGTCGTGGCGCGCGAGCCGTCGAGCGCGGACGAGGCCCGGGAGTACGGTTTCTGCGGCATCCACGCGCTCTCGCCGCGCGTGTTCGAGCGCTACGCGGAAGGAGGCGTCTTTTCGATCATGGATTCGTACATGGACTGGATCGGAGATGGGGAGCACGTCGGGGTGTTCGACGCGACGGGCGCGGCGTGGTACGACATCGGGACGCCCGAGCGGCTGGACGCCGCCCGGCGCGCGTTCGGGGCGGCGTCCGCCACGGAGGCGGCCCCCTCGGCCGGCCGGCGCGGCGCATGA